In Verrucomicrobiota bacterium, the following proteins share a genomic window:
- a CDS encoding type II CAAX endopeptidase family protein, giving the protein MQLATQAVLTDLFVLSIFSLVLALAAFGWIRREHPHLGWETQGNVWTGPFQLSDLLIGGLLLLFFGSLVSASGAESPQVEDISPALLIVDRLLWLCIAGGLIASLAFRGERLDEILGLKRKRWGGTLVWGLLAAVAGWAAAIVAIWFGQRLLFQQAWGEQEVQPLVEFLRDSDSLGLLSLLFLSVCILAPLCEEAVFRGFLYPAIKRFSDRFFAAIFTSLLFGLIHGNVTLVLPLFALALVLTLSYELSGSLWVPVVGHAAFNGVTFFSEVLR; this is encoded by the coding sequence ATGCAACTCGCGACGCAGGCGGTCCTGACGGACTTGTTCGTCCTCTCCATTTTTTCTCTGGTCTTGGCCTTGGCGGCCTTTGGCTGGATTCGCCGGGAGCACCCGCATCTCGGCTGGGAAACGCAGGGGAACGTCTGGACGGGGCCGTTCCAGCTTTCCGATCTTCTCATCGGGGGGCTGCTTTTGCTCTTCTTCGGCTCGTTGGTGTCCGCAAGCGGCGCGGAGTCCCCGCAGGTCGAGGACATCAGTCCGGCGCTCCTGATCGTGGATCGACTTCTCTGGCTCTGCATCGCCGGGGGGCTCATAGCCTCGCTGGCTTTTCGCGGTGAGCGTCTCGATGAAATCCTCGGCCTCAAGCGCAAGCGCTGGGGAGGCACGCTCGTTTGGGGATTGCTCGCGGCCGTCGCAGGCTGGGCCGCCGCCATCGTGGCCATCTGGTTTGGGCAACGCCTGCTTTTTCAGCAAGCGTGGGGGGAGCAAGAAGTGCAACCGCTGGTGGAATTTCTTCGCGACTCCGACTCGCTGGGGCTCCTTTCGCTGTTGTTTCTTTCGGTCTGCATTCTGGCCCCCCTCTGTGAAGAGGCCGTCTTCCGGGGCTTCCTCTACCCGGCCATCAAGCGCTTTTCGGATCGTTTTTTCGCGGCGATCTTCACATCGCTCCTCTTTGGGCTGATCCACGGAAATGTCACCTTGGTGCTGCCGCTCTTCGCGCTCGCGCTCGTTCTGACCCTTTCCTATGAGCTTTCGGGCTCGCTCTGGGTCCCGGTGGTCGGGCATGCCGCCTTCAATGGGGTCACCTTCTTTTCGGAGGTTTTGCGATGA
- the tsaB gene encoding tRNA (adenosine(37)-N6)-threonylcarbamoyltransferase complex dimerization subunit type 1 TsaB encodes MGVILAIETSTPRGSVAVAAEGEVVFAEEFVTKRSHNAALFAPLGRALQRAGPHLSGVVVGLGPGSYTGIRIGIAAAQGVSLARAIPVVGAASLSGLPGKGTLVGDARRDSFFLQERGGGPEIMDEMAFRERIEASPDQPWVTFDARVPLCLEQIEIAQPSAQVLAIAPLDFSKEQPIEPIYLRAPFVTTPNQPRQAISPKRPEPS; translated from the coding sequence ATGGGAGTGATCTTGGCCATCGAAACCAGCACTCCCAGAGGCAGCGTAGCGGTGGCGGCGGAGGGCGAAGTCGTTTTTGCAGAGGAGTTCGTGACCAAGCGGTCTCACAACGCAGCCCTCTTCGCGCCCTTGGGGAGGGCCTTGCAGAGGGCCGGCCCGCACCTGAGTGGGGTGGTGGTGGGTCTGGGTCCGGGCTCCTACACCGGCATCCGCATCGGCATCGCGGCTGCCCAAGGGGTCAGCTTAGCTCGGGCGATTCCGGTGGTGGGAGCTGCCTCGCTCTCTGGGCTGCCAGGAAAAGGCACGCTGGTAGGAGATGCCCGCCGAGACAGCTTCTTTCTTCAGGAACGGGGGGGCGGGCCCGAGATCATGGACGAGATGGCCTTTCGCGAGCGAATCGAAGCGAGCCCTGATCAGCCTTGGGTCACCTTCGACGCCCGGGTCCCACTTTGCCTAGAGCAGATCGAGATTGCGCAGCCGTCGGCGCAGGTTCTAGCGATCGCCCCACTGGATTTTTCCAAGGAGCAGCCAATCGAACCCATCTACCTCCGCGCCCCCTTTGTCACCACGCCCAACCAGCCCCGCCAAGCGATCTCGCCCAAGCGGCCTGAACCAAGCTAA
- the tsaE gene encoding tRNA (adenosine(37)-N6)-threonylcarbamoyltransferase complex ATPase subunit type 1 TsaE, producing MKTFCESPEDLLSKASDIARELQAGEVVGLIGDLGAGKTHFTKGLLAGLGFAGEVTSPTFSLVQEYLGGRLPVFHFDFYRIEKEEELLALGWDDYLAEEGLVVVEWAERFSRLLPRGARWWRLQAVAENRRTLEEIKWE from the coding sequence ATGAAGACCTTTTGCGAGAGCCCCGAGGACTTGCTGAGCAAGGCTTCTGACATAGCGAGAGAGCTGCAAGCCGGAGAGGTGGTGGGGTTGATAGGAGACCTGGGGGCAGGCAAGACCCATTTTACGAAGGGCTTGCTGGCGGGCTTGGGTTTTGCAGGGGAAGTGACCAGTCCCACCTTTTCGCTCGTGCAGGAGTATCTCGGAGGGCGGTTGCCGGTCTTCCACTTTGATTTTTATCGCATCGAGAAAGAGGAAGAATTGTTGGCGCTCGGCTGGGACGATTACCTGGCGGAGGAGGGCCTGGTGGTGGTGGAATGGGCGGAGCGCTTCTCGCGGCTTTTGCCGAGGGGCGCGCGCTGGTGGCGCTTGCAAGCGGTGGCAGAAAACCGGCGGACCTTGGAGGAAATCAAATGGGAGTGA
- a CDS encoding thiamine-phosphate kinase, translated as MSRLADLGEEEVLRRLLIDLPTRPDLQVGPGDDCAVVSLPGREDRLGLLKTDAVVSSIHFPEHEDLERVGWKALARNLSDVAAMGGRPEHGLVTVLASPEREIEGLEALYRGLRKCAQSHEVSLAGGDLGSLPRGGAHLVVSVALSGSVAADQCVLRSGAAEKDLLLVTGRLGGSFASGRHLDFRPRLAEGRFLAEQGVTAMMDLSDGLAADLPRLCRASQVGAWLTRESLPRHQGVDVKGALHEGEDYELLATVPPEKWTPLSLSWQKAFPDLPLTCIGEIVAKGQGEEFAGGWQHYHS; from the coding sequence ATGAGTCGGCTGGCCGATCTCGGCGAGGAGGAGGTGCTCCGCCGTCTCTTGATCGATCTCCCGACTCGTCCGGATTTGCAGGTGGGCCCCGGGGATGACTGCGCGGTGGTCTCGCTTCCGGGAAGGGAGGATCGGCTAGGTTTGCTCAAGACCGATGCGGTCGTTTCTTCCATCCACTTCCCTGAACACGAGGACCTCGAAAGAGTGGGGTGGAAGGCCTTGGCCCGCAATCTCAGCGATGTGGCCGCCATGGGGGGAAGGCCCGAGCACGGGCTGGTGACGGTTTTGGCATCGCCGGAGCGGGAGATAGAGGGATTGGAAGCACTTTACCGAGGTCTTCGAAAGTGCGCCCAAAGCCACGAAGTGTCCCTGGCCGGTGGGGACTTAGGATCGCTGCCCCGAGGCGGGGCCCACCTGGTGGTTTCGGTGGCGCTCAGCGGAAGCGTGGCGGCCGACCAATGCGTGCTGCGCTCGGGCGCGGCTGAGAAGGACCTTCTGCTGGTGACGGGTCGATTGGGAGGGAGCTTCGCCAGCGGCCGGCATCTCGACTTCAGACCGCGCCTGGCTGAGGGGCGTTTTTTGGCAGAACAGGGGGTGACCGCCATGATGGACTTGAGTGACGGCCTGGCAGCCGATCTCCCCCGGCTTTGTCGGGCCAGCCAAGTGGGAGCCTGGCTTACACGAGAGTCCCTGCCCCGGCACCAGGGGGTCGATGTGAAGGGAGCGCTTCACGAGGGCGAGGACTATGAGCTGCTGGCGACGGTGCCGCCCGAAAAGTGGACTCCCCTCTCGCTCAGTTGGCAGAAAGCCTTCCCGGATCTTCCCCTGACTTGCATTGGTGAAATCGTGGCGAAGGGGCAGGGCGAGGAGTTCGCGGGGGGGTGGCAGCACTATCATTCATGA